One Rossellomorea aquimaris DNA window includes the following coding sequences:
- a CDS encoding aminoglycoside phosphotransferase family protein has translation MIPTDFRSKMQTMYGESGEGWISNVEELLVILEERLRLTYGEPFSLSYNFVVPVRIGLERAAVLKIGYPNNDFSNEFHALQDFQGRGMVEALDFNKEEGWILLDRLAPGISLHSVEDEEEVLQVFAHVAHRLWHKPVSHHPYPTVQSWSKGIRRLRERFNGGSGPIPADLLLKAETLFPELLSTSTDFFLLHGDLHHGNILYSESSGWTAIDPKGLIGEREYDCIQFTLNEWSKWDIPLELLRYRIKTMSSLLSLSYERLIRYGLCHSVLSACWSVEDGMDGWKTGVSVARLFEELVNELD, from the coding sequence TTGATTCCAACTGATTTCAGGTCAAAAATGCAAACCATGTACGGGGAATCGGGTGAAGGATGGATTTCAAACGTGGAAGAACTCTTGGTGATTTTGGAAGAAAGGCTCCGCTTAACCTATGGAGAGCCCTTTTCATTAAGCTACAATTTTGTTGTTCCTGTCCGAATTGGTCTTGAACGGGCTGCGGTCTTAAAGATCGGGTACCCGAACAACGACTTCTCAAATGAGTTTCATGCTCTTCAAGATTTTCAAGGAAGGGGCATGGTGGAAGCCCTCGATTTTAATAAGGAGGAGGGATGGATTCTTTTAGATCGCCTGGCACCGGGAATCTCCCTTCACTCCGTTGAGGATGAAGAAGAGGTCCTGCAGGTGTTTGCCCATGTTGCTCACCGTTTATGGCATAAACCTGTCAGCCACCATCCCTACCCTACCGTTCAGTCCTGGTCAAAAGGAATTCGGCGCCTGCGGGAAAGATTCAATGGAGGAAGTGGACCCATACCTGCAGATCTCCTCTTAAAAGCTGAAACCCTCTTTCCTGAGTTGCTCAGTACTTCCACCGATTTCTTTCTTCTACACGGTGATTTACATCACGGGAACATTCTCTACTCGGAATCTTCGGGTTGGACGGCCATTGATCCCAAGGGGCTTATCGGTGAGAGAGAATATGACTGCATTCAGTTTACATTAAATGAATGGAGTAAATGGGATATTCCACTAGAGCTGCTTCGATACAGAATCAAAACAATGTCCTCACTACTTTCCCTTTCTTATGAACGGTTGATTCGTTACGGGTTATGTCATTCGGTTTTATCTGCGTGCTGGTCTGTAGAGGACGGGATGGACGGGTGGAAGACAGGGGTTTCAGTTGCCCGGTTGTTTGAGGAATTGGTGAATGAATTAGATTAG
- a CDS encoding iron-sulfur cluster biosynthesis family protein: MKIELTNEATQKIQGKIDNQTGYLKLKYDTEGCGCVVSGIPTLWFVHEPEEGEDITIETNSYPILVEKSKVVFLDEDLKIDFSSQSNTFQLKSPGQIINGRMNFLMFPGE, encoded by the coding sequence ATGAAGATTGAATTAACGAATGAAGCAACCCAAAAGATTCAAGGTAAAATAGATAATCAAACCGGATACCTGAAATTAAAGTATGATACAGAGGGGTGTGGCTGTGTCGTAAGTGGAATTCCTACTTTATGGTTTGTACATGAACCTGAAGAAGGGGAAGATATAACGATTGAAACCAATAGCTATCCGATCCTGGTAGAAAAATCTAAAGTGGTATTTCTTGATGAAGACCTGAAAATTGACTTTTCTTCACAAAGTAACACGTTTCAATTAAAAAGCCCCGGGCAGATCATAAATGGGAGAATGAACTTTCTGATGTTTCCGGGTGAATAA
- a CDS encoding CDGSH iron-sulfur domain-containing protein, with product MAKAQIKVNDNGSFRVSGDVELIDADGNVFPTKQVFTLCRCGLSTNMPFCDASHKGKFESCVRAEKVLDEE from the coding sequence ATGGCAAAAGCTCAGATTAAAGTGAATGATAATGGTTCTTTTCGTGTAAGCGGGGACGTGGAACTGATTGATGCTGATGGAAATGTATTTCCAACGAAACAAGTGTTTACTCTTTGCCGTTGTGGTTTATCTACAAACATGCCGTTTTGTGACGCATCTCATAAAGGAAAATTCGAATCATGTGTGCGCGCAGAAAAAGTATTGGACGAAGAGTAA
- a CDS encoding YolD-like family protein, whose protein sequence is MIRDRGRIKWTSMMLPEHVKLLRDWAKEDTHEKRVELDEQELDRMNEVVAEAMEFGKLVSITHYVKHRHQLSIGTVHHVDSLDGKLHVVDRFEDVHYIPLACIVDIRFFD, encoded by the coding sequence TTGATCCGTGATCGGGGAAGAATCAAGTGGACATCTATGATGCTGCCGGAGCATGTGAAATTACTGAGGGATTGGGCAAAGGAAGATACGCACGAGAAGAGGGTCGAACTTGACGAGCAGGAACTGGACAGGATGAATGAAGTCGTCGCAGAGGCGATGGAGTTTGGGAAATTGGTGTCGATTACTCACTATGTAAAGCACCGTCATCAATTATCGATTGGAACCGTTCACCATGTCGACTCACTGGATGGGAAGCTGCACGTCGTAGACAGGTTCGAAGACGTACACTATATTCCACTTGCATGCATTGTGGACATTCGCTTTTTCGATTGA
- a CDS encoding UV damage repair protein UvrX — protein MTVDYSVLPHHKILCIDMKSFYASCSAVMLGLDPLECHLAVVGDKDRQGSIVLAASPRLKKDFGIKTGARMFEIPKDPRIRLVEPKMATYVRISTELTRLFHRYVPKDAIHTYSVDESFIKIDGATNLWGDATTIARKIKDDMEREFQLPCAIGIGPNMLLSKLCLDLDAKKEGIAEWSYQDVPEKLWPLSPLREMWGIGGRLEKTLNRMGIFSVGQLAQYDLEKLEAKFGVMGNQLYYHAWGVDLSEIGAPIMDGQISFGKGQILLRDYKEKEEIKRVILEMCEEVARRARTHRKAGRTVSFGVGYSHEEFGGGFQRSRTIDEPTNITMELYRVCLELFEENYNGKTVRKINIALSNIVEDAALQISLFEPDRWEKRELGYVVDRIRNKYGSAALLRAVSYTEAGTARHRARLVGGHKS, from the coding sequence ATGACTGTCGATTACAGTGTGCTGCCACACCATAAGATTCTGTGCATCGATATGAAGAGCTTTTATGCTAGCTGTTCGGCTGTCATGCTGGGGCTCGATCCCCTCGAATGCCATTTGGCCGTAGTAGGGGATAAGGACCGCCAGGGAAGTATTGTGTTAGCGGCATCACCGAGGCTGAAGAAGGACTTTGGGATCAAAACGGGCGCGCGGATGTTTGAAATCCCAAAGGATCCGCGCATCCGGCTTGTAGAGCCAAAAATGGCTACGTATGTCAGGATCTCGACTGAATTGACCCGGTTATTCCATCGCTACGTACCGAAAGATGCCATTCATACGTATAGCGTGGACGAAAGTTTTATTAAGATTGATGGAGCGACGAATCTTTGGGGGGATGCCACGACCATTGCCCGCAAAATCAAGGATGATATGGAAAGGGAGTTTCAACTTCCCTGCGCCATAGGCATCGGTCCCAATATGCTGTTGTCTAAGCTATGCCTGGATCTCGATGCAAAAAAAGAGGGGATTGCCGAATGGAGCTATCAAGACGTTCCGGAAAAGCTGTGGCCGTTATCGCCTTTACGTGAAATGTGGGGGATTGGCGGACGCTTGGAGAAAACGCTCAATCGCATGGGCATTTTCTCTGTCGGGCAATTGGCGCAGTATGACCTGGAGAAGCTGGAGGCCAAGTTTGGCGTTATGGGCAATCAGCTCTATTACCACGCATGGGGAGTTGATTTATCTGAAATAGGAGCACCGATCATGGATGGTCAAATCAGCTTTGGCAAGGGGCAGATCCTGCTGCGCGATTATAAGGAGAAAGAGGAAATCAAACGAGTCATTTTAGAAATGTGTGAAGAAGTCGCCAGACGTGCCCGTACCCATCGAAAGGCAGGAAGGACGGTCAGCTTTGGCGTCGGTTACAGTCACGAAGAATTCGGTGGTGGATTCCAACGGTCAAGGACAATAGATGAACCGACCAATATTACCATGGAGCTTTACCGGGTGTGCCTGGAATTATTCGAAGAGAACTACAATGGGAAAACCGTACGGAAAATCAACATCGCCCTTTCTAATATTGTAGAGGACGCAGCACTGCAGATTTCATTATTCGAACCTGACCGATGGGAAAAACGGGAACTCGGGTATGTAGTGGACCGGATCCGAAACAAATATGGATCAGCCGCCCTGCTCCGTGCCGTATCCTATACAGAAGCGGGAACAGCAAGGCATCGTGCCCGCCTCGTGGGTGGACATAAATCGTAA
- a CDS encoding glucose-1-dehydrogenase yields MYSDLTGKVVVITGAATGIGKAIAKRFASEGCKVVINYFKEEENPEELVREIEEAGGTASIIQGDVSKEADVQGFVKLAHDSYGRLDIYVNNAGIENEVPSENLSLEDWQRVINTNLTGTFLGCREAAKYMLDHNIKGSIINVSSVHEIIPWPHFAHYAASKGGVKLLMESLALEFAPDGIRVNNIAPGAIDTPINAEKFSDPEKKKGVEKLIPMGYIGEPEQIASCAAFLASEQASYVTGTTLIADGGMTKYPGFQAGRG; encoded by the coding sequence ATGTATTCGGATCTAACAGGGAAGGTTGTCGTTATAACCGGAGCTGCTACTGGAATAGGAAAGGCGATTGCCAAACGATTTGCCAGTGAAGGCTGTAAAGTGGTCATTAATTATTTCAAAGAAGAAGAAAATCCTGAAGAACTAGTAAGGGAAATCGAAGAAGCAGGGGGAACAGCCTCCATTATTCAAGGTGATGTGTCAAAAGAAGCAGACGTCCAGGGCTTTGTTAAATTGGCCCATGATTCATATGGTCGCCTCGATATCTATGTGAACAACGCAGGAATCGAGAATGAGGTACCCTCTGAGAATCTTTCACTCGAAGACTGGCAGAGAGTCATCAACACAAATCTGACGGGGACCTTTCTCGGGTGTCGTGAAGCAGCGAAATACATGCTTGATCATAATATCAAAGGGTCGATCATCAACGTTTCTTCTGTTCATGAAATCATTCCATGGCCTCACTTTGCTCACTATGCAGCCAGTAAGGGTGGGGTGAAATTATTAATGGAAAGTCTTGCATTAGAATTCGCACCCGATGGAATCCGGGTAAATAATATCGCTCCCGGGGCCATTGATACTCCCATCAATGCCGAGAAATTTTCCGATCCCGAAAAGAAAAAGGGAGTGGAAAAGCTCATTCCAATGGGCTACATCGGAGAACCGGAGCAAATTGCTTCCTGTGCAGCCTTTTTGGCTTCAGAGCAGGCAAGTTATGTCACAGGGACCACCCTCATCGCTGATGGGGGCATGACGAAATATCCAGGATTCCAAGCCGGGAGAGGCTGA
- a CDS encoding GRP family sugar transporter, with protein MGILLALIPAVAWGSLVFVSVKLGGNAYSQTVGITIGSLLFAVGVFFIKSPELTLFVWGIGFISGVFWAVGQVNQLASVKYIGVSKTVPISTGMQLIGTTLFGVLVFKEWKTTETILLGSGAVLALIIGVVLTSFTQKSGGDEESQLKKGLLTLLLSSCGYIAYVVILRWFDIDGWEAILPQAIGMFIGAVVITFRHKPFTKYTVRNILTGLMWASGNLGLLLALPRIGVATSFSLSQTGIVISTLGGLFFLGEKKSRKQILLVIAGCALIIIGGVLLGFTKD; from the coding sequence ATAGGGATTCTTTTAGCCCTGATCCCCGCAGTAGCATGGGGAAGTCTTGTGTTTGTAAGTGTAAAACTTGGAGGGAATGCCTACAGTCAAACGGTTGGGATCACCATTGGGTCATTATTGTTTGCGGTAGGCGTATTCTTCATCAAATCCCCGGAATTGACGTTATTTGTATGGGGAATCGGCTTCATTTCCGGCGTCTTCTGGGCAGTCGGTCAAGTGAACCAGTTAGCGAGTGTGAAATACATCGGTGTTTCGAAAACTGTTCCGATTTCAACGGGAATGCAGCTGATCGGAACGACTCTCTTTGGCGTTTTAGTGTTTAAGGAATGGAAAACGACAGAAACGATCCTCCTCGGTAGCGGAGCCGTTTTAGCTCTGATTATTGGTGTGGTGTTAACATCATTTACACAAAAATCCGGGGGAGATGAAGAGTCTCAACTGAAAAAGGGTCTACTCACTTTATTGTTATCCAGTTGTGGATACATAGCCTATGTCGTCATTTTAAGATGGTTTGATATTGACGGATGGGAAGCGATTTTGCCACAGGCGATTGGAATGTTTATCGGGGCGGTTGTCATTACGTTCAGGCATAAGCCCTTTACAAAATATACGGTGCGAAATATCTTAACCGGTCTGATGTGGGCATCGGGGAATTTAGGGTTGCTGCTTGCGCTTCCACGTATCGGGGTGGCAACAAGCTTCTCCCTGTCTCAAACAGGGATCGTCATTTCTACCCTTGGAGGTTTGTTTTTCTTAGGTGAAAAGAAATCCAGGAAGCAGATCCTTCTCGTCATTGCAGGGTGTGCTCTTATCATTATCGGCGGTGTTCTATTAGGCTTTACGAAAGATTAA
- a CDS encoding DUF3221 domain-containing protein, whose protein sequence is MKKCLTVLIICFCFLFTGCGPATSVNTSQEGANFIGFVTQLEGNQVLINDVWFSFNDQTVMKTDKDKKLQKEDIEVGKKINVTFDGKLQESFPRRASADQLVFLTDQQSKNEEGAVKLVMKDPRFSQVVIQSIEKNPTGLYSLRFKDLSINRDVHVIVNVDSDRVIVPIHTSTK, encoded by the coding sequence ATGAAGAAGTGTTTGACTGTTCTGATCATTTGTTTCTGTTTTCTATTTACCGGTTGCGGGCCTGCAACATCTGTAAATACATCACAAGAGGGCGCAAATTTCATAGGCTTTGTTACCCAGCTTGAAGGCAATCAAGTGCTTATTAATGATGTTTGGTTTTCTTTCAATGATCAAACCGTTATGAAGACAGACAAGGATAAAAAACTACAAAAAGAAGATATTGAAGTTGGGAAAAAAATAAATGTGACATTTGATGGTAAGCTCCAGGAGTCATTCCCGCGCAGAGCTTCTGCAGATCAATTGGTTTTTCTGACAGATCAACAAAGCAAAAACGAAGAAGGCGCCGTTAAATTAGTCATGAAAGACCCTCGATTTTCACAAGTCGTTATACAATCTATCGAAAAAAATCCCACAGGCTTATATTCATTACGTTTCAAAGATCTCTCCATTAACAGAGATGTACACGTCATTGTGAATGTGGACAGTGACCGGGTGATTGTGCCCATACATACCTCTACAAAATGA
- a CDS encoding SDR family oxidoreductase yields MNRRIKGKTIVITGASGGIGEQMAIKVAENGGNLALIARRVHLLEALKEKLMTEYNCKVEVYPLNVTDYDEIPRTFNTIMKDFGVIHALINNAGYGIFQEAHETSFQDVKGMMDVNVLGLMACTGEVLPYMRQQGSGHIINIASQAGKFASPKSSAYSASKHAVLGYTNSLRMEAKRYGVRVTAVNPGPIATDFFSIADESGAYVKNVEKFMLDPAYVAQKVVEALFTNRREINLPRWMNMGSIIYQLFPSFVEKVGNNLFFKK; encoded by the coding sequence ATGAACCGTAGAATAAAAGGAAAAACCATTGTCATTACCGGTGCCTCTGGAGGAATCGGGGAACAGATGGCCATTAAAGTAGCAGAAAACGGCGGTAATCTCGCCTTGATTGCACGGCGCGTCCATCTGCTTGAAGCATTAAAAGAAAAGCTCATGACCGAATACAATTGTAAGGTGGAAGTGTATCCGTTAAATGTAACGGATTACGACGAAATCCCACGCACCTTCAACACCATCATGAAGGACTTCGGAGTGATTCATGCATTGATCAATAACGCAGGCTATGGAATATTCCAGGAAGCGCATGAAACGTCATTCCAGGATGTAAAGGGAATGATGGACGTGAATGTTCTTGGACTTATGGCATGTACGGGAGAAGTCCTTCCTTATATGCGTCAACAAGGTTCCGGTCATATCATCAACATTGCTTCTCAGGCAGGTAAGTTCGCTTCGCCAAAGTCAAGTGCGTACTCTGCCTCTAAGCATGCTGTACTGGGATATACGAACAGTTTAAGGATGGAAGCGAAAAGGTACGGTGTGAGGGTGACTGCGGTGAATCCCGGGCCAATTGCCACAGACTTTTTCTCTATTGCCGATGAATCCGGGGCGTATGTGAAGAATGTAGAAAAGTTTATGCTTGATCCGGCATATGTCGCTCAAAAAGTCGTGGAAGCCCTTTTTACCAATAGGAGAGAAATCAATCTGCCTCGATGGATGAATATGGGGAGCATCATCTATCAATTATTCCCATCTTTTGTCGAAAAAGTAGGAAATAACCTTTTCTTCAAGAAATAG
- a CDS encoding MBL fold metallo-hydrolase, translated as MTTLVNDIAKITLSTPFAVGDVNVYLVKGDALTLVDAGPLTDTAWVQLTGQLSLLGYTPLDIEQIVLTHHHPDHAGLLDRFSSSVKIYGHPYNKFWLDRNEYFHDVYDRFFLQLGLESGLPQEYLRAIHKFKSPLKFMGNRKLDIEIKEGDFIPGMEDWTIIETLGHAQSHLSFYRESDGVLIAGDHILANISPNPLIEPPFEGEMERPKPLLQYNASLKKLLDIPISLAYTGHGDNITDVHGLIPRRLGKQDERARGVLEMIKGNRLTVFDICKTLFPSVYQKELGLTLSETIGQLDYLESLHYIKKESHEGIYYYFA; from the coding sequence ATGACAACGTTAGTGAATGATATTGCAAAAATCACTCTATCAACTCCTTTTGCCGTTGGAGATGTGAATGTTTATTTGGTGAAAGGGGACGCCTTGACGTTGGTGGACGCAGGGCCGCTTACAGATACAGCCTGGGTACAGTTGACCGGGCAATTATCCCTTTTGGGGTATACACCTCTAGATATTGAACAAATCGTTCTGACTCATCATCATCCCGATCACGCGGGGCTGCTTGATCGGTTTTCTTCCTCGGTCAAAATATATGGGCATCCCTATAACAAGTTTTGGCTGGATCGCAACGAATATTTTCATGATGTGTATGATCGCTTCTTCCTTCAATTGGGGTTAGAATCTGGTTTACCTCAAGAGTATCTTCGAGCAATCCATAAATTTAAGAGTCCTTTGAAATTTATGGGGAACCGAAAACTGGATATTGAAATAAAGGAAGGGGACTTCATTCCCGGAATGGAAGACTGGACAATCATTGAAACGTTAGGGCATGCTCAGAGTCACTTATCCTTTTACCGGGAGAGTGATGGTGTTCTGATAGCCGGAGATCATATACTCGCGAATATTTCCCCAAATCCACTCATTGAACCTCCTTTTGAAGGGGAGATGGAACGTCCAAAGCCATTGCTTCAATACAACGCGTCTTTGAAAAAGTTATTGGATATTCCCATTTCCCTTGCCTACACAGGTCATGGGGACAATATTACGGATGTACATGGATTAATTCCAAGGAGATTAGGGAAACAGGATGAAAGAGCACGTGGTGTACTCGAAATGATCAAAGGTAACCGTCTGACCGTATTCGACATCTGTAAGACACTATTTCCTTCCGTCTATCAAAAGGAACTAGGCCTGACACTCTCTGAAACAATCGGTCAATTGGATTATCTTGAATCACTTCACTACATAAAGAAAGAATCGCATGAAGGAATCTATTATTATTTTGCCTAG
- the proC gene encoding pyrroline-5-carboxylate reductase: protein MKTLFIGAGSMAYALMSGALKAGILKNEKVHVTNRANQERLNEIVHEFGVRHVEHDSPYDVVILAMKPKDFHEAVDSIRTHLSRNTMVISVLAGITMEHISDKLSFNGAIARAMPNTSAAVGKSATAVSFNRNLSDPQKEWTTTLFQSVGTAVEVAEEQLDLITALSGSGPAYIYYIAELLQNAAVELGLQEELAKSLVTQTIAGASAMLEESGLEARELRRNVTSPGGTTEAGITTLEDYQVRDAFFQCVSSAKSRSEVLGKELKKQSLKK, encoded by the coding sequence ATGAAGACATTGTTTATTGGAGCAGGGTCGATGGCTTACGCTTTAATGAGTGGAGCACTGAAAGCCGGGATCCTGAAGAATGAAAAAGTGCATGTTACCAATCGGGCCAACCAAGAACGTTTAAACGAAATCGTGCACGAATTCGGTGTGCGTCATGTAGAACATGATTCTCCATACGACGTCGTCATTCTGGCCATGAAACCAAAAGACTTTCATGAGGCAGTAGATTCTATTAGGACCCACCTTTCAAGGAATACGATGGTCATTTCTGTTTTAGCAGGGATCACCATGGAACATATTAGCGACAAACTCTCCTTTAACGGAGCCATTGCAAGAGCCATGCCCAATACAAGTGCCGCCGTGGGAAAATCAGCTACGGCGGTATCGTTCAACCGGAACCTTTCTGACCCCCAGAAAGAATGGACGACAACACTATTTCAATCCGTCGGAACAGCAGTGGAAGTAGCGGAAGAACAATTAGACCTTATAACGGCTCTATCGGGCAGCGGCCCTGCTTATATTTATTATATAGCTGAATTACTTCAGAACGCGGCAGTAGAGTTAGGTTTGCAGGAAGAACTCGCTAAAAGCCTCGTTACCCAAACGATTGCAGGAGCGAGTGCGATGCTGGAAGAATCCGGTTTGGAAGCCCGGGAATTAAGGAGAAACGTGACCAGTCCAGGTGGAACGACAGAGGCGGGAATCACCACATTGGAAGATTACCAGGTTAGAGATGCGTTTTTCCAATGTGTCTCATCTGCGAAAAGTCGTTCTGAAGTTCTTGGCAAGGAATTAAAAAAACAATCTTTGAAAAAATAA
- a CDS encoding glycosyltransferase, which produces MISLLILLYTVLAVWLVLTIDVWRGLSKLSSIQDFSYTDHGPLLSVIVPARNEEETIADSILSQLKQDYHQIEWIVVNDRSTDGTPEKLEALAELDKRISVLHIDSLEQGWLGKNQALYKGYQMAKGDLILFTDADVIFKDPTILSRAVSFLQSQKLDHITLAPYIRSGSFWLKSFVAFFLFGFSFYKRPWKANDPSSKTGMGIGAFNLITRLAYEEIGTHEAIKHMPDDDLQLGVQIKKHQKKQFFLTALQSLEVEWYRSLKEAFHGLEKNTFAGLHYSMLLVVFAMVGIFCSTVLPFITIFSASPPIRIVSLLIILFIGITYFKVIKQMTNESPLLFLALPVTALLFIYSIGRATFLTFKRGGIEWRGTVYSYKELKQKRK; this is translated from the coding sequence ATGATTTCCCTACTCATTCTACTATACACTGTACTTGCGGTCTGGCTGGTTCTTACCATTGATGTGTGGAGGGGCCTATCAAAGCTCTCTTCCATTCAGGACTTCTCCTATACAGATCATGGGCCGCTCCTGTCTGTCATCGTACCGGCGAGAAACGAAGAAGAAACGATAGCAGACAGCATCCTGTCGCAGCTGAAACAGGACTATCACCAAATTGAATGGATCGTAGTCAATGATCGTTCAACCGATGGAACTCCTGAAAAGCTTGAAGCTTTGGCCGAACTGGATAAACGAATCAGCGTCCTTCATATCGACTCACTGGAACAGGGATGGCTGGGAAAAAATCAGGCATTATATAAAGGGTATCAAATGGCAAAAGGAGACCTGATCCTTTTCACCGATGCCGACGTCATCTTTAAAGACCCCACCATATTATCCAGAGCCGTGTCCTTTCTTCAATCACAGAAACTGGACCACATTACACTGGCTCCTTATATTCGATCGGGATCCTTTTGGCTAAAAAGCTTTGTGGCTTTTTTCTTATTCGGTTTCTCTTTTTATAAAAGACCCTGGAAAGCGAACGATCCCTCCTCTAAGACAGGTATGGGCATTGGAGCCTTCAACCTCATCACCCGACTGGCTTATGAGGAAATCGGTACTCACGAAGCAATTAAGCATATGCCCGATGATGATCTGCAGCTGGGGGTCCAGATAAAGAAACATCAAAAAAAACAATTCTTCCTCACGGCCCTTCAGTCTCTGGAAGTGGAATGGTATCGATCCTTGAAAGAAGCCTTCCACGGATTGGAAAAAAACACATTTGCAGGGCTGCATTATTCCATGCTGCTCGTTGTGTTTGCCATGGTTGGAATCTTCTGCTCTACGGTACTCCCTTTCATCACGATTTTTTCAGCGTCCCCCCCAATTCGAATCGTGAGTCTGTTGATCATTTTATTCATTGGCATCACTTATTTCAAAGTTATAAAGCAGATGACGAATGAGTCTCCTCTTCTTTTTCTTGCATTACCCGTAACAGCCCTATTATTTATCTACTCCATTGGACGAGCTACGTTTTTAACCTTTAAACGAGGCGGAATCGAATGGCGTGGAACGGTTTATTCGTATAAGGAACTGAAGCAGAAAAGAAAGTAA
- the namA gene encoding NADPH dehydrogenase NamA: MNGKLFQPYTLKDVELKNRIVMAPMCMYSSHNEDGKVENWHRTHYTSRAVGGVGLIIQEATAVTPQGRISPQDLGIWDDGHIEGLRELVGLIKEQGAKTGIQLAHAGRKAVLEGDILAPSAIPFNDEMKTPVEMTANDIKETITAFINGAERAKKAGFDVIEIHGAHGYLINEFLSPLSNKRTDEYGGSPENRYRFLREVIDGIQQIWDGPLLVRVSAKDYNEDGLDVEDYVVFAQWMKEQGVDLIDVSSGAVVPARIPVFPGYQVKLAETIKKEAKIDTGAVGLITTGIQAEEILQNERADLVLLARELLRDPYWPRTAAKELGVEIEAPKQYDRAW; encoded by the coding sequence ATGAACGGAAAGCTATTTCAACCATATACGCTTAAAGATGTAGAACTCAAGAATCGAATTGTAATGGCACCTATGTGCATGTATTCTTCTCATAACGAAGATGGAAAAGTAGAGAACTGGCATCGTACTCACTATACAAGCCGTGCAGTGGGTGGCGTCGGTCTCATCATTCAGGAAGCTACAGCGGTTACGCCCCAAGGAAGAATCTCCCCCCAAGATTTAGGAATTTGGGATGACGGACATATTGAAGGATTAAGAGAGTTAGTGGGATTAATCAAAGAACAAGGTGCGAAGACAGGTATTCAGCTTGCTCATGCAGGAAGAAAGGCCGTTCTCGAAGGAGATATTCTTGCTCCATCTGCGATCCCGTTCAACGATGAGATGAAAACGCCTGTAGAAATGACGGCGAATGATATTAAAGAGACCATCACTGCCTTCATCAATGGAGCCGAAAGAGCGAAGAAAGCGGGCTTTGATGTCATTGAAATTCACGGGGCACATGGATATCTCATCAACGAATTCCTGTCCCCGCTTTCCAATAAACGTACGGACGAATACGGGGGATCACCTGAGAACCGCTACCGCTTCCTACGTGAAGTCATTGATGGAATTCAACAAATATGGGACGGACCTCTCCTTGTTCGTGTTTCTGCCAAAGATTATAACGAAGATGGATTGGACGTTGAAGACTATGTGGTATTTGCCCAATGGATGAAGGAACAAGGAGTCGATCTGATAGACGTAAGCTCCGGTGCCGTCGTACCCGCGCGAATCCCGGTGTTCCCTGGTTATCAGGTAAAGCTTGCTGAAACCATTAAAAAAGAAGCGAAGATCGATACAGGTGCAGTCGGGCTGATTACGACAGGCATACAAGCAGAAGAAATCCTGCAAAACGAGCGTGCTGACCTCGTCTTACTCGCTCGTGAATTACTTCGTGACCCATACTGGCCAAGAACGGCAGCCAAAGAGCTGGGTGTAGAGATCGAAGCGCCTAAGCAGTATGATCGCGCCTGGTAA